TGGAGGCGCGCCATTCGTGGATCCATTCGGGGAGCATGAGGTCCGCAGGCGGGGTGCCGAATTCGGCGAGGATGTCCTCCTGGCCCACCGGGCCGGCCTTGGTGACCAGCCGGGTGGCGATGTAGGCACGTGCGTAAATCTCGCCGTCGGCCACCATGCGCTGCTCGAAGAAGATCGCCTTGGTGTCCAGCCCGATGATGCGGGTCTCGATGGTGTACTCCTGCCATAGCTGGAGTGACTTGCGGAAGGAGATGGTTTCCGCGGACACCACCGGGCTCCACCCGCGCCGGCGCA
This window of the Pseudarthrobacter defluvii genome carries:
- a CDS encoding acyl-CoA thioesterase: MHLLLRTLFLLFRSSRRPPLAVWEASSLPLRVLPTDIDIAMHVNNGMYLSLMDLGRFDLMVRSGVWKRMRRRGWSPVVSAETISFRKSLQLWQEYTIETRIIGLDTKAIFFEQRMVADGEIYARAYIATRLVTKAGPVGQEDILAEFGTPPADLMLPEWIHEWRASSALPGSRTPAPHLWKTGA